Genomic window (Pradoshia sp. D12):
AGAGCCATTCTCCACTCAAAGCGTAGGGTCGCATAAATAACAATACCAATTGAAGCAATCGCTACCGCAATCAGCGCATTTTTGGCTAACTCCTTACCTATTGTCGGGGATACCGTACTTATATTCGGATTATGCCCATACTTGGAATCAAAGTAATTGTTTAGCTCTGCAATTTCATCTTTTGAAAAGACATCTTTCGTCCGCACAACAGCCGACTTGTTACCCTCACCTGCCATAACGATATCTTGCGAATCAATTTCGTTTTCAGTAAGATCTTTTTGGATTTCACCTACTGATAGTTCTTTATCAGCATTGATTTGAATTCTGGACCCACTGGAAAAATCGATACCTGTATTTAAACCATTTACAAATAAGGATCCTACTCCAATTATGGTTAATATAATAGAAAAGATAAAGAATTTCTTTGCAGGCTTAATGAAATCCCATTTATCAAACTTCGTAGGTAAATATTTATCCTTTTTAAATTCGTTTAAATCATGAATGTCGCTTTTCTTAACCCCAAACCAGCCTGGGCGATTGTTAAGGAAGTTACTGTTCACCCATAAGGACATAATCAATCTTGTACCATACACAGCCGTTATAAAGCTGACTAATATACTGACAATCAAACTGGTCGCAAAGCCTTTGACTGAACTGGTTCCAAAATAAAACAGAACAGCTGCTGCAAGTAAAGTGGTAATATTGGCATCCATTATTGTAGACAAGGAGTGCTTATTCCCCTCTTTATAGGCTGCCTTAATGGAACGTCCTTTACGAATTTCGTCCCGGATCCGTTCATTTGTAATAATGTTCGCATCGACCGCCATCCCCACCCCAAGTATGAGGGCTGCTATACCTGGCAATGTAAGAACAGCATTCATCCAATCAAATACGAGAATGATTAAATAAATATAGGCAGACAATGAGACAACTGCAATCGCGCCTGGGAATCGGTAATAAGCAACCATAAAGATAAAGATAGCCAGGATCCCAACAATTCCAGCTAATAGCGTTTTATTTAATGCTTCTTCACCGAATTTAGCACCTACAGATGTTGAATAGATCTCATTCAGTTTAACCGGCAGGGCACCTGCATTTAAAATTTCAGCGAGGTCTTTAGCCTCTTCTACAGTAAAGTCACCTGAAATAACGGCTGTATCTGAATTGATCACTTGATTCACGTTTGGTGCTGAAATAAATTTAGGATCTTCTTTTGTGATTTCTTCTTTATAGGAATCTTTTCCTTCTTCAAAATCTAGCCAAATAGCTAGTTGATTCTCTGGCGCCATGGCTAAAATATCCCTTGTAACTTGTCCAAATTTATCTGCATCTTTTAATTGGACCTGTACAATAGGTTGATTGGTTTGGCTATCAAAAGATTGGCTGGCTCCTCCTTCTTTTAAATCCCCGCCATCCATTCTTACTTTATCGTTCACATCACGGAAAGTTAGATTGGCTTGCGTTGATAGAAGTTCCCTTGCTTTCTCCTGATCATCTACGCCTGCTAGCTGTACACGGATCCGATTATTGCCTTCAACTTGAATGCTCGGTTCACTGACACCGAGAACATTAATTCTTCGGTCCAATGCGCTGGCAGTAGCCGCCATTGCTTTTTCATCAATTTTTTGTCCATCTTTTGCTGGCTCCACTTTATAAAGAACTTCAAACCCGCCCTGTAAATCAAGGCCCAGCTTAATGTTTTGCATGATATTAGATGTTGTACCAACAAAGGTAACTCCTAATACGATTACAATAAGGAAGAAAGCCAGGATTCTACTTCTCTTAACCATTATGTAAATAGCCCCCTAATCATAATATCCCGATTGAAGCAGCATGGAAGGACGCTACTTTAATAAAACGTGATTATCCGATTTACTCGGTTCCTATGTTTTATTCCAGTTGTTTCAATCTTTTAAAATTTGATTTTACCGTTCTTATTATGAAAGATAGAATACAAAGTGTCAATTTGATTTCATATGAATTGGAAATTAATGCATGGATATATACCGCTCATATTTCTATAAAATCATGAAAATAAATCTTTGAATTCTTCAAGCCCTGAAGCCATATTTTTCTTCATAGCCTCACCTTCTTTTAATGCCTCTATTGTCGCATAATTCATATAATGTGCCACTTTGACACTCATAATATCTTGAAAAATTTCATATGCCCTTATTTCAGGATTAGGTTTCTTCCATTTTTTATTCGTTAAATACATCCAAATATCGTTTCCCTGAACCTCCGGATAACCTAACAATTGAAATTCTTCTTGTTTACTTTTTAAAGCTGGTAACATTTCTGAACGAAATTTCTCATACGGATGCTGTCTGTCCAATTTAATCGTCCTCCAACCCTCATTTTTCATAGATATTCACTTTTTCTGTGAAGCTTGTCATGGTTAGTCCATTTGCATGCATATAGATAATTGTATATGATTGCTGCTTGTTTGAGAAGGAGGGGAATTGAATGTCCAAGTTTATAAGGGGAACTGTTATCTTATTGATTGCAGGATTCATTACGAAGATCTTAGGATTTATTAATCGAATTGTGATTGCCCGCTTTATCGGTGAAGAGGGCGTCGGTCTATATATGATGGCATTGCCATCATTATATCTAGTGATTGCAATCGTTCAGCTTGGAATGCCCATTGCAATCTCAAAATTTGTGGCAGAGGCAGCAGCAAAAGGGGATCATCATAAAACAAAGAAAATACTGGTTGTGTCCTTATGTGTGACCGGAAGTCTTTCTCTAATTTTCACCCCATTACTATTTATGTTTGCTCCATACTTATCAACTCATGTATTCACAGACTCCAGAACTTTACTGCCTTTATTGGCGATTGCACCAATTGTACCAATAACGGCTGTTTCAGCTGTCTTGCGCGGATACTTTCAAGGGAAACAAAATATGAAGCCCTATGCGATTTCAAATATTATTGAACAAATTGTACGTATTTCAATGATAGCCGCATTGACGAAAGCCTTTTTGCCCTATGGAATTGAATATGCAGCTGCCGGTGCCATGGTAG
Coding sequences:
- the secDF gene encoding protein translocase subunit SecDF; its protein translation is MVKRSRILAFFLIVIVLGVTFVGTTSNIMQNIKLGLDLQGGFEVLYKVEPAKDGQKIDEKAMAATASALDRRINVLGVSEPSIQVEGNNRIRVQLAGVDDQEKARELLSTQANLTFRDVNDKVRMDGGDLKEGGASQSFDSQTNQPIVQVQLKDADKFGQVTRDILAMAPENQLAIWLDFEEGKDSYKEEITKEDPKFISAPNVNQVINSDTAVISGDFTVEEAKDLAEILNAGALPVKLNEIYSTSVGAKFGEEALNKTLLAGIVGILAIFIFMVAYYRFPGAIAVVSLSAYIYLIILVFDWMNAVLTLPGIAALILGVGMAVDANIITNERIRDEIRKGRSIKAAYKEGNKHSLSTIMDANITTLLAAAVLFYFGTSSVKGFATSLIVSILVSFITAVYGTRLIMSLWVNSNFLNNRPGWFGVKKSDIHDLNEFKKDKYLPTKFDKWDFIKPAKKFFIFSIILTIIGVGSLFVNGLNTGIDFSSGSRIQINADKELSVGEIQKDLTENEIDSQDIVMAGEGNKSAVVRTKDVFSKDEIAELNNYFDSKYGHNPNISTVSPTIGKELAKNALIAVAIASIGIVIYATLRFEWRMALPSILALLHDAFMIITIFSIFRIEVDLTFIAAVLTIIGYSINDTIVTFDRIRENMQMKKRIKTQEEINEIINISVRQTMVRSINTVLTVLVTVLAMMFLGSESIFNFNLALLIGLVTGMYSSILLAAPIYGILKGKELKKKGVIKTYKEKRVNNDQPQV
- a CDS encoding post-transcriptional regulator, whose protein sequence is MKNEGWRTIKLDRQHPYEKFRSEMLPALKSKQEEFQLLGYPEVQGNDIWMYLTNKKWKKPNPEIRAYEIFQDIMSVKVAHYMNYATIEALKEGEAMKKNMASGLEEFKDLFS